The proteins below are encoded in one region of Roseofilum capinflatum BLCC-M114:
- the psbP gene encoding photosystem II reaction center PsbP — translation MFKRLAIATLIGLTLMLTSCVSATSGLQQYVNATKGYEFLYPNGWVPVKVSGGPDVVFHDLVERTENLSVIINPVEGDQGLSDLGTPTEVGYQLSKTAIAPENTGRSAELVNAGSKTLGDQLYYLLEYEVDIPDQPLRHNLTSVAVSRGKLLTFSLSTTEKRWQKLHNLFEEVVQSFNVY, via the coding sequence ATGTTTAAACGCCTAGCGATCGCCACCCTGATCGGATTAACGTTAATGTTGACCAGTTGTGTTTCTGCTACCAGTGGATTGCAACAGTATGTCAATGCCACTAAAGGATATGAATTTTTATACCCCAATGGTTGGGTTCCGGTGAAAGTCAGTGGGGGGCCGGATGTGGTCTTTCACGATCTCGTGGAGAGAACGGAAAATTTATCGGTGATTATTAACCCGGTGGAGGGAGATCAAGGATTAAGCGATCTAGGAACGCCCACAGAAGTAGGGTATCAACTCTCAAAAACAGCGATCGCCCCCGAAAATACGGGACGCAGTGCTGAACTGGTGAATGCAGGGTCTAAAACTCTCGGCGATCAACTCTATTACTTATTAGAATACGAGGTGGATATTCCCGACCAACCCCTACGCCATAATTTGACCAGTGTGGCTGTGAGTCGAGGAAAATTGCTCACGTTTAGTTTATCGACCACTGAAAAACGTTGGCAAAAACTCCACAATCTCTTTGAAGAAGTCGTTCAGTCGTTTAACGTTTATTAG
- a CDS encoding addiction module protein, whose translation MLNSNQSQKLTQLNPQVMDAAVLTEQALKLTVIERVHLIDALWASLDYPEQTEIDRAWLNESQSRLDAYHAGDIDAVDGQSVFSQIQTTLQP comes from the coding sequence ATGTTAAACTCAAACCAATCTCAGAAATTAACCCAACTCAACCCTCAAGTTATGGATGCCGCCGTTTTAACAGAACAAGCCCTGAAACTAACAGTTATAGAACGAGTTCATCTCATTGATGCACTCTGGGCAAGTCTCGATTATCCAGAGCAAACCGAAATCGATCGCGCTTGGCTCAACGAATCCCAAAGCCGACTCGACGCTTATCATGCTGGCGACATCGACGCTGTAGACGGGCAATCCGTATTCAGCCAGATCCAAACTACCCTACAACCATGA
- a CDS encoding Maf family protein, with amino-acid sequence MTIPPLVLASASPARLRLLQQAGIFPQVHPSHFDESQVQSSDPETLVKMLAQRKAETIAPEYEKGDRLPLILGCDSVLAINHQIYGKPASAAEAMSRWQEMRGQKGALYTGYALLDLERKTSVITAEVTYVYFARVSDRALRAYIATQEPLNCAGAFAIEGKGGVFVERIEGCHMNVIGLSLPCLRSMVEQLGYDITQWWEPSTH; translated from the coding sequence ATGACCATTCCTCCCTTGGTCTTAGCTTCTGCTTCCCCAGCCCGGTTGCGCTTGCTCCAACAAGCGGGAATCTTTCCCCAGGTGCATCCGAGCCATTTTGATGAGTCCCAAGTGCAAAGCTCAGACCCGGAAACCTTGGTGAAAATGCTGGCCCAACGCAAGGCGGAAACGATCGCTCCAGAGTATGAAAAGGGCGATCGCCTTCCCCTGATTTTAGGGTGTGATTCCGTGTTAGCCATTAACCATCAAATCTATGGTAAACCGGCCAGTGCAGCCGAAGCCATGAGCCGTTGGCAAGAAATGCGCGGTCAAAAAGGGGCTTTATATACGGGTTATGCTCTGTTAGATTTAGAGCGAAAAACATCTGTGATTACCGCAGAAGTGACCTACGTCTATTTTGCCCGCGTGAGCGATCGCGCCTTAAGAGCCTATATCGCCACCCAAGAACCCCTCAATTGTGCCGGAGCCTTCGCCATTGAAGGTAAAGGGGGGGTATTTGTCGAGCGCATTGAAGGCTGTCATATGAATGTCATTGGCCTGAGCTTACCCTGTCTGCGATCGATGGTGGAGCAGTTGGGATATGATATAACTCAATGGTGGGAGCCATCAACCCATTAA
- a CDS encoding serine/threonine-protein kinase, whose protein sequence is MANERASNKLLQFPKNVTWETDLARLCGEDELFRDRYQLYKLLGRGGFGVTFLAKDLAETQQPWCVIKQLCPKVKHAKGLERARRCFRREAKILSQLGNHSQIPQMFDYFEENGEFYLVQEYIQGRTLSREIRHRGQYSEALVKSFLLEILPLLKFIHEQGVIHRDIKPPNIIRRHSRSKSATGELVLIDFGAVKQLIQETESNHTITATASTAFVGTFGFSPPEQLALRPTFASDLYALGITCVYMLTGQFSSEDELPHFRPKQWWRNNVEVSDRFADVLDKMLAVDLKERYSSAQEVLTALDLGPHLESLNQCLTHQPQPKPPEPEPYLSPAQRRAQAIRARMERLKRRQKLGTHHFPQHW, encoded by the coding sequence ATGGCTAATGAGCGAGCCTCCAATAAATTACTCCAGTTTCCCAAAAACGTAACCTGGGAAACCGATTTAGCCCGTCTATGTGGAGAAGACGAGTTATTTCGCGATCGCTATCAACTGTATAAACTGCTAGGACGAGGTGGGTTTGGAGTCACCTTTCTGGCTAAAGACTTAGCTGAAACCCAACAACCCTGGTGTGTGATTAAACAACTTTGTCCTAAAGTCAAACATGCCAAAGGACTCGAACGCGCCCGTCGCTGCTTTCGCCGAGAAGCAAAAATTCTCAGCCAGTTAGGGAACCATTCCCAAATTCCGCAAATGTTTGATTATTTTGAGGAGAATGGGGAGTTTTATCTCGTTCAAGAATATATTCAAGGGCGAACCCTCTCCCGTGAAATCCGGCATCGCGGCCAATATTCTGAAGCCTTAGTTAAATCATTTCTGCTGGAAATTTTGCCCCTATTAAAGTTCATTCATGAGCAAGGGGTCATTCATCGCGACATTAAACCCCCCAATATTATTCGCCGCCACAGTCGATCAAAATCGGCTACAGGAGAGTTGGTTTTAATTGATTTTGGGGCAGTCAAACAGTTAATTCAGGAAACTGAATCGAATCATACGATCACCGCCACGGCTTCGACTGCTTTTGTGGGAACCTTTGGCTTTTCTCCCCCCGAACAATTAGCCCTACGGCCGACCTTTGCCAGCGATCTGTATGCCCTAGGCATTACTTGTGTTTATATGTTAACCGGTCAGTTCTCCTCGGAGGACGAACTCCCCCATTTTCGTCCTAAACAATGGTGGCGCAATAATGTCGAAGTCAGCGATCGATTTGCTGATGTTCTCGATAAAATGTTGGCGGTGGATCTCAAGGAACGATATAGTTCAGCTCAAGAGGTTCTAACCGCTCTCGATCTAGGGCCCCATCTAGAAAGTTTAAATCAGTGTCTCACTCATCAACCCCAACCCAAGCCACCTGAACCGGAACCCTATCTATCTCCAGCCCAGCGACGCGCTCAAGCCATCCGAGCGCGTATGGAACGCTTAAAACGACGGCAAAAGTTGGGAACTCATCATTTCCCCCAGCATTGGTAG
- a CDS encoding class I SAM-dependent methyltransferase, whose product MQPSQVDLKTLNYDFAGVYFWEQVTGFFSIAEAFALQYLVKQLPPNSTVVELGAFQGRSSIAIASVLPPGSILHSIDNFEAALLDPGEARPPMAEVIRRNKEAFLNNTTAFGVNDKIQLHVMNTTAAASLFADESLDLIFIDAGHKYDDVKADITHYYPKLKPGSYMLFDDYEEKWPGVMQAVQNCSLSGELIAPSLWCHRKIN is encoded by the coding sequence ATGCAACCCTCCCAAGTTGATCTCAAAACCCTCAACTACGACTTCGCCGGAGTCTACTTCTGGGAACAAGTCACCGGCTTCTTCTCCATTGCCGAAGCCTTCGCCCTCCAATACCTCGTCAAACAACTGCCCCCCAACTCCACCGTCGTCGAACTCGGAGCCTTCCAAGGGCGCAGCAGCATCGCCATCGCCTCCGTCCTCCCCCCCGGCTCCATCCTGCACAGCATCGACAACTTTGAAGCAGCGCTCCTAGATCCCGGCGAAGCCCGCCCCCCCATGGCAGAAGTTATCCGCCGCAACAAAGAAGCCTTCCTCAACAACACCACCGCCTTCGGAGTCAACGACAAAATCCAACTCCATGTGATGAACACCACCGCCGCCGCCTCCCTCTTTGCGGACGAGTCCCTAGACCTCATCTTCATCGATGCGGGGCACAAATACGACGATGTAAAAGCCGACATCACTCACTACTATCCCAAACTGAAACCCGGCAGTTATATGCTCTTCGACGACTACGAAGAAAAATGGCCCGGTGTCATGCAAGCGGTGCAAAACTGCTCCCTTTCCGGCGAACTCATCGCCCCCTCCCTCTGGTGTCACCGGAAAATCAATTAA
- a CDS encoding type II toxin-antitoxin system RelE/ParE family toxin has protein sequence MNLKFLLPASQELQQAAEFYQQQVFGLGEDFLAESQSTLNRIVQNPRAWTPLNENIRRCRMHRFPYGIIYTIEDDTILVISVMHLQKHPQSWKKNLED, from the coding sequence ATGAACCTCAAGTTTTTATTACCAGCCAGTCAAGAGTTACAACAAGCCGCCGAATTTTATCAACAGCAAGTCTTTGGATTAGGCGAAGACTTTCTCGCCGAAAGCCAATCCACCCTGAATCGGATCGTCCAAAATCCCCGCGCCTGGACACCCTTAAACGAAAACATTCGGCGCTGCCGTATGCATCGTTTTCCCTATGGAATCATTTACACCATTGAAGACGATACAATCTTAGTAATCTCAGTCATGCATTTACAAAAACACCCCCAATCCTGGAAAAAGAATCTTGAGGATTAG
- the pirA gene encoding arginine synthesis PII-interacting regulator PirA, producing the protein MKLSYRGIEYNHKHPPVEVQEEDIVAKYRGRTYRVNRYPRHLSVPQAPMDLRYRGIEYKTHQCEEPTYPGLQRQTRQPQSTQSELPVELAAAHCQNILKSLEHRLQVAQEKGDRTLISQLERERKEIYNGGFCSLGFQ; encoded by the coding sequence ATGAAACTCTCTTACCGTGGTATAGAATACAACCATAAACACCCCCCTGTCGAGGTACAAGAAGAAGATATAGTGGCCAAATACCGGGGTCGCACCTACCGGGTGAATCGCTACCCTAGACACCTTTCTGTGCCTCAAGCGCCTATGGATTTGAGATATCGGGGAATTGAGTATAAAACTCACCAATGCGAAGAGCCAACCTATCCAGGTTTGCAGCGCCAGACTCGTCAACCCCAGTCAACTCAATCTGAATTACCCGTTGAGTTGGCTGCGGCCCATTGTCAGAATATCCTCAAAAGTTTGGAACACCGTTTGCAGGTAGCGCAAGAAAAAGGCGATCGCACCCTAATCTCTCAATTAGAACGGGAACGCAAGGAAATCTACAATGGTGGGTTTTGCTCATTAGGGTTCCAATAA
- the speA gene encoding biosynthetic arginine decarboxylase: protein MGVEGTSTAQQIAPVETPEPPPWTIEDSEALYRINGWGDPYFSINAAGHVVVSPKGDRGGSLDLYELVEGLKQRNIHLPLAIRFSDILADRLERLNACFSQAITRYNYPSLYQGVFPVKCNQHRQLVEDLVHFGQPFQFGLEAGSKPELLIALALLKTPNSLLICNGYKDKEYIETAILARRLGKQTIIVLEQLEEVDLAIEAHQELGITPVVGVRAKLSAKGEGRWATSTGDGAKFGLTIPEIVHVIERLKSVNLLSSLQLLHFHVGSQISSISVIKDAIREASQIYVQLAKSGADMRYLDVGGGLGVDYDGSKTNFYASKNYNMQNYANDIVAEVKEACEQAKVKAPILVSESGRAIASHQSVLIFDVLGTSQVMTQGAVAAQSSDHLIIRNLWETYQLIQGDNYQECYHDAIQFKEEAISLFNFGYLSLSQRAKAEQIYWACCQKILEIIRDEEYVPDDLEALRMNMASIYYVNLSVFQSAPDSWAIDQLFPIMPLHRLDEQPTRQGTLADLTCDSDGKITQFIDLRDVKSLLELHPLKPGEPYYLGLFLGGAYQEIMGNFHNLFGDTNAVHIALTPKGYHIKQVVKGDTMGDVLSYVEYDREDLVESIRQQTESALEDGTISISESQRLLNSYKESLDRYTYLSVES from the coding sequence ATGGGTGTTGAGGGAACATCAACAGCACAACAGATCGCCCCAGTAGAGACTCCAGAACCTCCCCCTTGGACGATCGAAGATTCTGAGGCCCTGTATCGAATCAATGGATGGGGAGACCCCTATTTTTCCATCAATGCAGCCGGCCATGTAGTCGTCTCTCCAAAGGGCGATCGCGGAGGTTCCCTAGACCTCTATGAGCTGGTAGAAGGTCTGAAACAGCGCAATATTCATCTACCCTTAGCGATCCGCTTTTCCGATATCCTAGCCGATCGCCTGGAACGGCTGAATGCCTGTTTTTCCCAAGCCATCACCCGCTACAATTACCCCAGTCTTTACCAAGGAGTATTCCCAGTCAAATGCAACCAACATCGGCAACTGGTAGAAGACTTAGTTCACTTTGGCCAACCCTTCCAATTTGGTCTCGAAGCCGGATCAAAGCCCGAACTGCTGATCGCCTTAGCCCTGCTCAAAACCCCCAATTCCCTGTTAATTTGCAACGGCTATAAAGACAAGGAATATATCGAAACCGCCATCTTAGCCCGCAGACTCGGCAAACAAACCATCATTGTTTTAGAGCAACTCGAAGAAGTAGATCTGGCGATCGAGGCCCACCAAGAGTTAGGCATAACTCCCGTCGTAGGAGTGCGGGCTAAACTGAGCGCCAAAGGAGAAGGTCGTTGGGCCACCTCCACCGGAGATGGAGCCAAATTCGGCTTAACCATTCCAGAAATTGTCCATGTGATTGAACGCCTCAAATCCGTGAACCTGTTATCCTCTCTGCAACTGTTGCACTTCCATGTCGGCTCTCAAATTTCCTCCATTAGTGTAATTAAAGATGCCATCCGAGAAGCCAGCCAAATTTATGTGCAGTTGGCAAAAAGTGGTGCAGACATGCGCTATTTAGATGTCGGGGGCGGTTTAGGAGTCGATTATGATGGCTCCAAAACCAACTTCTATGCCTCGAAAAACTACAATATGCAGAATTATGCCAACGATATTGTCGCCGAGGTCAAAGAAGCCTGCGAACAAGCCAAAGTCAAAGCCCCGATCCTCGTGAGCGAAAGCGGAAGGGCGATCGCCTCCCATCAGTCCGTACTCATTTTTGATGTCTTGGGAACCAGCCAAGTCATGACTCAAGGCGCTGTCGCAGCCCAAAGTAGCGATCATTTAATTATCCGCAATTTGTGGGAAACCTACCAATTAATTCAGGGAGACAATTATCAGGAATGCTACCATGATGCAATTCAGTTCAAAGAAGAAGCCATTAGTTTATTCAACTTTGGCTATTTGAGTCTAAGCCAACGGGCCAAAGCCGAACAGATTTATTGGGCTTGTTGCCAGAAAATTCTAGAGATTATTCGCGACGAAGAATATGTTCCCGACGATCTCGAAGCCCTGCGGATGAACATGGCTTCGATTTACTATGTGAATCTATCCGTATTTCAATCAGCGCCCGATAGTTGGGCGATCGATCAACTCTTCCCCATCATGCCCCTGCATCGCCTAGACGAACAACCCACCCGTCAAGGAACCCTCGCCGATCTCACCTGCGATAGTGATGGCAAAATCACCCAGTTTATCGATCTGCGCGATGTCAAATCTTTATTAGAGTTACATCCCCTCAAACCCGGAGAACCCTATTATTTAGGTTTATTTTTAGGCGGAGCCTATCAAGAAATTATGGGCAATTTCCATAATTTATTTGGCGATACCAATGCCGTTCACATTGCCCTCACCCCTAAAGGCTATCACATCAAACAGGTAGTCAAAGGAGATACCATGGGAGATGTTTTAAGCTATGTAGAATACGATCGCGAAGACTTAGTAGAAAGCATCCGCCAGCAAACCGAATCCGCCCTAGAAGATGGAACCATCTCCATCTCCGAGTCCCAACGGTTGCTCAATAGCTACAAGGAAAGCCTCGATCGCTATACCTATCTCTCTGTAGAGAGTTGA